One genomic window of Sodaliphilus pleomorphus includes the following:
- a CDS encoding mechanosensitive ion channel family protein has product MLSAILLQAEGALNDSIAKTAAKIAALPDSLSQMTPGKLQHDLKTFHWDTLVQNVTNQCVNLAFRILAAVVVFYLGKFIIGKLHHIVRAILLHRDVDKSLSSFLLSFMKITLLFVLVISVIGILGIETSSFIAIFASAGVAVGMALSGTLQNFAGGVLILLIKPYKVGDYIVFGEYKGYVKEIQIFHTILTTYSNEKIIIPNGGLSTGTINNFSAEKYHRLEWHVSIAYGDDVKRARQVVLDILHADRRILKDFLPDEIAAIETVQPKTETDSEKNTSFWKSIFNHHKVKQKVDDIKQLGQQQLAAKIPKKDCTPYVAVDSLGDSAVVLVVRAWTTTENYWSVLYDTYECIYERLPQEGLHFPYPQMDVYLKKN; this is encoded by the coding sequence ATGCTCAGTGCAATATTGCTGCAGGCAGAGGGTGCACTCAACGACTCAATCGCCAAGACTGCTGCTAAAATCGCTGCTTTGCCCGACTCCTTGTCGCAGATGACCCCAGGCAAGCTCCAACACGACTTGAAGACCTTTCACTGGGACACTCTTGTGCAGAATGTGACCAATCAATGCGTTAACCTGGCTTTCAGGATTCTGGCAGCTGTGGTGGTGTTCTATTTGGGCAAGTTCATCATTGGCAAGCTGCATCACATCGTGCGGGCCATTTTGCTTCATCGCGATGTCGACAAGTCGTTGAGCTCTTTCCTGTTGAGCTTTATGAAGATTACATTGCTTTTTGTGCTTGTCATCTCGGTGATTGGCATCCTGGGCATTGAGACAAGTTCCTTTATTGCCATTTTTGCCTCGGCCGGTGTGGCGGTGGGTATGGCCCTGAGTGGAACGTTGCAGAATTTTGCCGGCGGTGTTTTGATTCTTCTCATCAAGCCCTACAAAGTGGGCGACTACATCGTCTTTGGCGAGTATAAGGGCTATGTAAAGGAAATCCAGATTTTCCACACAATTCTCACAACCTACAGCAACGAGAAGATTATCATTCCCAATGGGGGCCTGTCGACGGGCACCATCAACAACTTTTCGGCCGAGAAATATCATCGTCTCGAGTGGCATGTGTCGATTGCCTATGGCGACGACGTGAAACGAGCTCGCCAGGTCGTGCTCGATATCCTCCATGCCGACCGTCGCATATTGAAAGATTTCTTGCCCGATGAGATTGCCGCCATTGAAACAGTGCAGCCAAAAACAGAGACCGATTCTGAGAAAAATACATCATTCTGGAAATCAATATTCAATCATCACAAAGTTAAACAAAAAGTTGATGATATCAAGCAACTGGGCCAGCAGCAACTTGCAGCAAAGATACCCAAAAAGGACTGCACGCCCTATGTGGCTGTCGATAGTTTGGGTGACAGTGCCGTTGTGCTTGTTGTGCGTGCCTGGACCACTACCGAAAATTACTGGAGTGTGCTTTACGACACCTATGAGTGCATCTATGAGCGACTGCCACAAGAAGGATTGCACTTCCCTTATCCACAGATGGATGTTTATTTGAAAAAGAATTAA
- a CDS encoding tetratricopeptide repeat protein, with product MKFRSHIFSAIFILGAFLCSQAQVVNSINQDNIKKNLPKAQKTATAKAPLPVDPNVKIDTTTTYFRMVDTAQAYVRQKDWTKAEAYLRKALAAEPTNPNNSLLISNLATLQRYQGKLADAIKNYTLAIDMTPNAVTVLGNRAALYLQVDSIALAQADYEHIIAIDPSDEESRYNLGMILLDQRKYQAADDQFEEILRYHPESTLAAEGKAFLYKAKGNYYKAADYFSDVIKSRPTASLHANRADCYLMLKRLNDAANDINSALQVTPDDGYLYLLRAKLNKLRYESDAAKRDVKLAIEHGVDPQIANKVIK from the coding sequence ATGAAATTCAGATCCCATATCTTTTCGGCAATCTTCATTTTGGGTGCTTTCCTGTGCTCACAGGCCCAAGTGGTGAACTCCATCAACCAGGACAACATCAAGAAAAACTTGCCCAAGGCGCAGAAAACGGCAACCGCCAAAGCCCCCCTGCCCGTTGACCCCAACGTGAAAATCGACACCACGACCACCTACTTCAGAATGGTCGACACAGCGCAAGCCTACGTGCGGCAAAAAGATTGGACCAAAGCTGAAGCCTACCTGCGTAAAGCACTTGCTGCTGAGCCAACTAATCCCAACAACTCGCTCTTGATTTCCAACTTGGCAACATTGCAGCGCTACCAGGGCAAACTGGCCGATGCCATAAAAAACTATACCTTGGCCATCGACATGACCCCCAATGCTGTGACAGTGCTCGGCAACAGAGCCGCCCTCTACCTCCAGGTCGACAGCATTGCCCTGGCCCAGGCCGACTATGAGCACATCATTGCAATCGACCCTTCTGACGAGGAGTCGCGCTACAACTTGGGCATGATTCTTTTGGACCAAAGGAAGTATCAAGCGGCCGACGATCAATTTGAAGAAATATTGCGCTATCACCCTGAGTCTACACTTGCTGCCGAAGGAAAGGCCTTCCTCTACAAGGCCAAGGGCAACTATTACAAGGCCGCCGACTACTTCAGCGATGTGATAAAATCTCGGCCCACAGCCTCGCTTCACGCCAACAGGGCCGACTGCTATCTCATGCTCAAGCGCCTCAACGACGCCGCCAACGACATTAACAGCGCCCTCCAGGTCACCCCCGACGACGGATACCTCTATCTGCTCAGAGCAAAACTCAACAAGCTGCGCTATGAGAGCGATGCTGCCAAGCGCGATGTGAAACTGGCTATAGAACATGGCGTTGACCCCCAAATTGCCAACAAAGTCATCAAATAA
- a CDS encoding carcinine hydrolase/isopenicillin-N N-acyltransferase family protein, with translation MKLRNMLTLLLVACAIQALACTSAIVSGRLTANGRPLMWKNRDTNDMNNRVKRIDAHDGCYAFVGLFDARDRNDTAVWMGYNEKGFAIMNTASYNLKSDTVPEKNMDREGVLMKLALEKCATVADFEQLLNTQPKPLGVEANFGVIDAQGCGAYFETCNFSYTKYDLNDAPNGILMRTNFSMSGRTDKGMGYVRYESEKTLLAPHVARCDFTPAVFTEELSRSFYHSLLGHDFTHDTSMTWLVDQDFIPRRISTATTVIEGVVPGESPLLTTMWIGLGYPPCADVMPVWLWDGGVPIALQGQGVENHAPQCDVVNARKDSVFSITRGNGKHYLNLSKLYNAQGTGYCQVLTARNMKAYEAGYAELAKRRAQYSRLKAKPKKRRKK, from the coding sequence ATGAAACTACGCAACATGCTGACGCTGCTTCTTGTGGCATGCGCAATCCAGGCCTTGGCGTGCACATCGGCCATCGTGTCGGGCCGTCTCACTGCCAATGGTCGGCCATTGATGTGGAAAAACCGCGACACGAACGACATGAACAACCGGGTGAAGCGCATCGATGCCCACGACGGCTGCTATGCCTTTGTGGGGCTCTTTGATGCTCGCGACCGCAACGATACTGCTGTGTGGATGGGATATAACGAGAAGGGTTTTGCTATCATGAACACTGCGTCCTACAACTTAAAGAGCGATACAGTGCCCGAAAAGAACATGGACCGTGAGGGAGTGTTGATGAAACTCGCTCTGGAAAAGTGTGCTACGGTGGCCGACTTTGAGCAATTGTTGAATACTCAACCCAAGCCCTTGGGGGTGGAAGCCAACTTTGGCGTGATTGATGCTCAAGGATGTGGTGCCTATTTTGAAACGTGCAATTTCTCTTATACAAAATATGACCTCAACGACGCCCCCAATGGGATACTGATGCGCACCAACTTCTCGATGAGCGGCCGCACCGACAAGGGGATGGGTTATGTGCGATATGAAAGCGAGAAAACACTGCTTGCTCCGCACGTCGCTCGCTGCGATTTCACCCCGGCCGTGTTCACCGAGGAACTGTCGCGCTCATTCTATCACAGCCTGCTCGGTCACGACTTCACCCACGACACGTCGATGACTTGGCTCGTCGACCAGGACTTCATCCCACGTCGCATTTCGACTGCCACAACAGTGATCGAGGGTGTCGTGCCTGGCGAGAGCCCACTGCTCACGACCATGTGGATAGGGTTGGGCTATCCGCCTTGTGCCGATGTCATGCCGGTGTGGCTGTGGGACGGAGGTGTACCTATCGCGTTGCAGGGCCAGGGTGTGGAGAATCATGCTCCACAGTGCGACGTGGTGAATGCACGCAAAGACAGCGTGTTTTCAATCACAAGAGGCAATGGAAAGCATTATCTTAACTTGAGCAAACTTTACAATGCACAAGGCACAGGCTATTGCCAGGTGCTCACTGCTCGCAACATGAAGGCCTATGAGGCAGGCTATGCCGAACTCGCCAAGCGGCGTGCACAATATTCTCGCCTCAAGGCTAAGCCCAAGAAACGCCGCAAGAAATGA
- a CDS encoding acyl-CoA thioesterase: protein MEKKEYVFSVEIPVRDYELDAEGIVNNANYLHYMEYTRHCFCQEAGYSFGQMGEAGIVPVLSHVEVDYKTPLRSGDVMVSKLWIERRGVRFVFHQDIYNKATGKTVINGVASVVCVEDGQLSRGEKLAEAFKPYLK, encoded by the coding sequence GTGGAGAAGAAAGAATACGTTTTCTCGGTCGAGATTCCTGTGCGCGATTACGAACTCGATGCCGAGGGCATCGTGAACAATGCCAACTACCTGCACTATATGGAATATACCCGGCACTGTTTCTGCCAAGAGGCCGGCTACTCGTTTGGTCAGATGGGTGAAGCAGGAATTGTGCCCGTGTTGAGCCACGTGGAGGTGGACTACAAGACCCCGTTGCGCAGCGGCGACGTGATGGTGAGCAAGTTGTGGATAGAGCGACGGGGAGTGCGGTTTGTATTTCACCAGGACATATACAACAAGGCTACAGGCAAGACGGTGATCAATGGTGTTGCCAGCGTGGTGTGTGTTGAAGACGGACAGTTGAGCCGTGGCGAGAAACTCGCCGAGGCCTTCAAGCCATATTTGAAATGA
- the dprA gene encoding DNA-processing protein DprA, which translates to MNDIDLTYRIAFGMIRSMGVDLAQKFLAVIPSEKDFFDMPDAELQAITSSRSRITEKSYRNACLEKAQHELDFIEKNGIAVTYFTDSNYPRRLLNASDSPIVLFSLGTCNLNAQHVVSIVGTRRCTEYGRHYCTALVQQLTEQLDDVVIVSGLAYGTDITAHRAAMKCDVPTVAVQACGLNKIYPAEHRNDAVEIVRRGGAIVSDYTSQDTLHRGNFVARNRIIAGLSDCTIVVESAEKGGSLITAHIAQSYDRDVFALPGRVGDEYSKGCNRLIQNNQAMLITCADDLINAMRWESKKSNKPTAELEMFPSLNAEEQKVVDIIRQAGDIHINTLAERAGMPVYRIMSTVVELDCRGIIITLPGCRYTMA; encoded by the coding sequence ATGAACGACATCGACCTCACCTATCGCATCGCCTTCGGCATGATACGCAGCATGGGCGTAGACCTGGCACAAAAATTTCTGGCAGTGATACCCAGCGAGAAAGACTTCTTCGACATGCCCGATGCCGAGTTGCAGGCCATCACCTCAAGCCGCAGCCGAATCACCGAAAAGAGCTATCGCAACGCCTGCCTTGAAAAGGCTCAGCACGAGCTCGATTTCATCGAGAAAAACGGTATCGCGGTCACTTATTTCACCGACAGCAACTACCCCAGGCGCCTGTTGAATGCCTCCGACTCACCTATTGTGCTTTTCTCACTGGGCACGTGCAACCTCAACGCCCAGCATGTGGTGAGCATCGTGGGCACACGACGTTGCACCGAGTATGGCCGGCACTACTGCACAGCCCTCGTGCAACAGCTCACCGAGCAGCTCGACGATGTAGTGATTGTGAGCGGACTGGCCTATGGCACCGACATCACCGCCCACCGCGCAGCCATGAAATGCGACGTGCCCACTGTGGCTGTGCAAGCCTGTGGACTCAACAAGATATACCCTGCCGAGCATCGCAACGACGCCGTCGAAATCGTGCGACGTGGCGGAGCAATCGTGAGCGACTATACCAGCCAGGACACACTGCACCGCGGCAACTTTGTGGCCCGCAACCGCATCATTGCGGGGTTGAGCGACTGCACAATTGTGGTGGAATCGGCCGAAAAAGGCGGGTCGCTCATCACTGCCCACATTGCTCAAAGCTATGACCGCGACGTGTTTGCCCTGCCCGGCCGTGTGGGCGACGAGTACTCAAAGGGCTGCAACCGTCTCATTCAAAACAACCAAGCCATGCTCATCACTTGCGCCGACGACTTGATCAATGCCATGCGCTGGGAAAGTAAGAAGAGCAACAAGCCTACTGCCGAGCTTGAAATGTTCCCCTCGCTCAATGCCGAGGAGCAAAAAGTGGTCGACATCATCAGGCAAGCTGGCGACATACACATCAATACCCTTGCCGAGCGTGCCGGCATGCCTGTGTATCGCATCATGAGCACGGTAGTCGAGCTTGATTGCCGGGGCATTATCATTACACTGCCAGGATGCCGCTACACCATGGCATGA
- a CDS encoding nucleoside phosphorylase, translating to MAKKVIPDSEMIVNPDGSIFHIHLHPDQLRDNIIICGDPGRVDMIASYFDTRDYEVRSREFHTIGGTYRGRPVMALSHGIGGDNIDIVMTELDALANIDLEKRVVKDTHRSLNIVRIGTSGGLQPYVPVGTPVIAAKAIGFDGVLNYYAGRNEVCDLEFEKQFCKYVDWNPLFAKPYVVEADPGLVEKIGRNDMVHGYTISAVGFYGPQGREVRLPLAEPELNHRIEKFEYEGGHITNYEMESAALQGLAKLMGHHAMTICSIIANRVATSANPNYKTAMNDLVGNVLDRLLG from the coding sequence ATGGCCAAGAAAGTAATCCCCGATTCTGAAATGATCGTCAATCCCGACGGCAGTATATTTCACATTCACCTGCACCCCGACCAGCTGCGCGACAACATCATCATATGCGGTGACCCTGGCCGAGTCGACATGATAGCATCCTACTTTGACACACGCGACTATGAAGTGCGCAGTCGCGAGTTCCACACCATAGGCGGCACCTACCGCGGCAGGCCTGTTATGGCACTGAGCCACGGCATAGGGGGCGACAACATCGACATCGTGATGACCGAACTCGATGCTCTCGCCAACATCGATCTCGAGAAGCGAGTTGTGAAAGACACGCACCGCAGCCTCAACATTGTGCGCATAGGCACCTCGGGCGGACTTCAGCCCTATGTGCCGGTGGGCACGCCAGTGATAGCGGCCAAGGCCATCGGTTTTGACGGTGTGCTCAACTACTATGCCGGACGCAACGAGGTGTGTGACCTGGAATTTGAAAAACAGTTCTGCAAGTATGTCGACTGGAACCCACTGTTTGCCAAGCCCTATGTGGTGGAGGCCGACCCTGGCCTTGTAGAGAAAATAGGTCGCAACGACATGGTGCATGGCTACACAATCTCGGCAGTGGGCTTCTATGGCCCTCAAGGGCGCGAAGTGCGGCTGCCTCTGGCCGAACCCGAGCTCAACCACCGCATCGAGAAATTTGAATACGAGGGCGGCCATATCACCAACTACGAGATGGAGAGCGCTGCCCTGCAAGGTCTGGCCAAGCTCATGGGCCACCACGCAATGACGATATGCTCGATCATTGCCAATCGTGTGGCAACAAGCGCCAATCCCAACTACAAGACCGCGATGAACGACCTCGTGGGCAATGTGCTCGACCGCCTGCTTGGCTGA
- a CDS encoding tetratricopeptide repeat protein, translated as MKNIQQIKDLVSSGSADEVIRATDEWILAGSRDADMAMALYLRGNAFRQKQQWGSAMNCYLQAIEIDPDGPATEAYRNAQDILAYYHKDYYNP; from the coding sequence ATGAAAAATATTCAACAAATAAAAGATTTGGTGTCGTCAGGAAGTGCCGATGAGGTGATCAGAGCCACCGACGAGTGGATACTGGCAGGCAGCCGCGATGCCGACATGGCGATGGCCCTGTACTTGCGTGGCAATGCGTTCAGGCAAAAGCAGCAGTGGGGCAGTGCCATGAATTGCTACTTGCAGGCGATCGAAATCGATCCCGACGGTCCTGCCACCGAAGCCTACCGCAATGCGCAGGACATTTTGGCCTACTATCACAAGGATTACTACAATCCATAG
- a CDS encoding N-acetylmuramoyl-L-alanine amidase — MMACLVVFYSCEGDKITEQPSTEIGKVGEHNATKRLDSLQTADSMRIADSVATIRQLAEKIDTPKAIQQKTNVAIDDTTFDMDRIKEYLGSGYHAVDTVRNVDVIIIHSSYFLNSRDTFSVKGVISEYHHYHVSAHYLIDREGKIYNLVDENDVSYQAGESYLPADPSREHLNGNSIGIEVISTPTAAPTAAQYDALVNLVDDIRARRSIKYIYRHSDVSPGRKTDPWSFDWPYFLSRIDFKNPDPVPRKSISVNDEIDQKIGIVKTQKSTSEPISPNTMSPNTVN; from the coding sequence ATGATGGCATGCCTTGTGGTTTTCTACAGCTGCGAAGGCGACAAAATCACCGAGCAGCCATCGACCGAGATAGGCAAAGTGGGCGAGCACAATGCAACGAAGCGGCTCGACAGCTTGCAAACAGCCGACTCAATGAGAATTGCCGACTCTGTTGCCACCATCAGGCAACTTGCAGAGAAAATCGACACTCCAAAAGCGATACAGCAAAAGACCAACGTTGCAATCGACGATACTACATTTGACATGGACCGCATCAAGGAGTACTTGGGCAGCGGCTACCATGCAGTCGACACTGTGCGCAATGTCGATGTAATCATCATTCACTCGTCCTACTTTCTTAACAGTCGCGACACCTTCAGCGTGAAAGGAGTCATCAGCGAGTATCACCACTATCACGTGAGTGCCCACTATCTCATCGACCGAGAGGGAAAAATTTACAATCTGGTCGACGAGAACGACGTGTCGTACCAGGCGGGAGAAAGCTATTTGCCTGCCGACCCATCGCGAGAGCACCTCAATGGCAACTCTATAGGCATTGAGGTCATCTCCACGCCCACGGCGGCGCCCACGGCAGCACAATATGATGCGCTGGTCAATCTTGTCGACGACATCAGGGCACGACGCAGCATCAAGTATATCTACAGGCATAGCGATGTTTCGCCAGGGCGCAAAACCGACCCATGGTCATTTGACTGGCCCTATTTCCTGTCAAGAATCGATTTCAAGAATCCCGACCCGGTGCCAAGAAAATCGATAAGCGTTAACGATGAGATTGACCAGAAAATAGGCATTGTCAAAACTCAGAAAAGTACCAGCGAGCCTATATCGCCCAACACAATGAGCCCTAACACTGTCAACTGA
- a CDS encoding L-threonylcarbamoyladenylate synthase — protein MKIFNLLEDNINDRYLDQIVEALRDGGIIIYPTDTIYAIGCDALNNQAIETVCSIKAMKSAKTNLTIICHDISEVTEYARFGNREFRVMKNNLPGPFTFILPALSRLPKAFKGRRTVGIRIPENKIACRIVEQLGHPLLSTSVEGKDEDYMCNPELMAETYANSDVDIVVASGRGGIEPSTVVDCTAGGFDILRQGKGELVL, from the coding sequence ATGAAAATTTTCAACTTGCTTGAAGATAACATCAACGACCGCTATCTCGACCAGATTGTCGAGGCCTTGCGTGATGGCGGCATCATCATTTATCCCACCGACACCATCTATGCCATTGGCTGCGATGCACTCAACAACCAGGCCATCGAGACAGTGTGCTCAATCAAAGCCATGAAATCGGCCAAAACCAATTTGACCATCATCTGTCATGATATTTCTGAAGTTACCGAGTATGCTCGCTTCGGGAATCGTGAATTCAGGGTGATGAAAAACAATCTGCCTGGCCCCTTCACCTTTATCTTGCCGGCGTTGTCGCGCCTGCCCAAAGCCTTCAAGGGCCGCCGCACTGTGGGAATACGCATTCCTGAGAACAAGATAGCTTGCCGCATCGTCGAGCAACTGGGCCACCCGTTGCTTTCAACCTCGGTAGAGGGCAAGGACGAGGACTACATGTGCAATCCCGAGCTCATGGCCGAGACCTATGCCAACAGCGATGTTGATATTGTAGTGGCTTCGGGGCGGGGGGGCATTGAGCCGTCGACCGTTGTCGACTGCACCGCTGGCGGCTTCGACATCTTGCGCCAGGGCAAAGGCGAGCTGGTGCTGTGA
- a CDS encoding B3/4 domain-containing protein produces the protein MIDIEIDDRIVQACPDMAIGLISACVTNSETCDELWTEIVNEAEGVKHRYQLLEINKRPAVAATRHLYKSLGKDPGRYRVASEALCRRIIKGLGIYRLTTLVDVVNLVSIRSGYPISGLDLDKIVGGKLSLGVGEHGEEYHGIGRGLLNIEGLPVYRDARGGIATPTSDEERTKFTLQTRKVQININGFAPEMPMHETVDWTVRLLQKYACATSIETAIYRP, from the coding sequence ATGATTGACATTGAAATTGACGACCGTATTGTTCAGGCATGCCCCGATATGGCAATTGGCCTCATCAGTGCATGCGTGACCAACAGTGAAACCTGCGATGAGCTGTGGACCGAGATTGTGAATGAAGCCGAAGGGGTAAAGCATCGCTATCAGTTGCTTGAAATCAACAAGCGACCTGCCGTGGCGGCAACACGCCACCTTTACAAAAGCCTGGGGAAGGACCCTGGACGCTATCGTGTGGCAAGCGAGGCGCTGTGCCGCCGCATTATAAAGGGGCTGGGCATCTACAGGCTCACTACGCTCGTCGATGTAGTCAACCTTGTTTCGATCAGGAGCGGCTATCCCATAAGCGGGCTTGACCTCGACAAGATTGTGGGTGGCAAGCTCTCTCTTGGGGTGGGAGAGCATGGCGAGGAGTATCATGGCATAGGGCGCGGGCTGCTCAACATCGAGGGCTTGCCAGTTTACCGTGATGCCCGGGGCGGTATTGCGACCCCCACGAGCGACGAGGAGCGCACCAAGTTCACCCTCCAGACGCGCAAGGTTCAAATCAACATCAATGGTTTTGCACCAGAGATGCCTATGCATGAGACTGTTGACTGGACAGTACGACTGCTGCAGAAGTATGCGTGTGCAACCTCAATTGAGACTGCCATATATCGCCCCTGA
- a CDS encoding 5'-methylthioadenosine/adenosylhomocysteine nucleosidase has protein sequence MKIGIIVAMRKELALLLPLLSNPSSESHDGLEFHTGTIGSNQVIAMQCGIAKVNAAIGTVTLINHYAPSLIINSGVAGGTDKSVNVMDIVVGSRVAYHDVWCGPESTYGAVQGLPLYYEADKHASQLVSDDKTVKKGLIVSGDQFVDSIEQVKIIKSHFPDALAVDMESGAIAQVCELRNVPFMSMRVISDSPGASHDNTKQYNDFWDDAPAATFNVLHNLLLKI, from the coding sequence ATGAAGATAGGAATAATCGTGGCAATGAGAAAAGAGCTGGCATTGCTCCTGCCACTACTCTCTAACCCAAGCAGCGAAAGCCATGACGGGCTGGAATTCCACACAGGCACCATAGGCAGCAACCAAGTGATTGCCATGCAATGTGGCATTGCCAAGGTGAATGCAGCCATAGGCACAGTCACACTCATCAACCATTATGCTCCCAGTCTCATCATCAACAGCGGTGTTGCCGGAGGGACCGACAAGAGCGTGAACGTGATGGATATCGTGGTGGGAAGCCGAGTGGCCTATCACGACGTGTGGTGCGGCCCCGAGAGCACCTATGGCGCTGTGCAAGGGCTGCCCCTGTACTACGAGGCCGACAAACATGCCTCGCAACTTGTGTCTGACGACAAGACTGTGAAAAAAGGGCTCATTGTCTCGGGCGACCAGTTTGTCGACAGTATTGAGCAGGTGAAGATCATCAAGTCGCATTTTCCCGATGCACTGGCCGTCGATATGGAGTCGGGAGCAATAGCCCAGGTGTGCGAGTTACGCAACGTGCCATTTATGAGCATGCGCGTCATCAGCGACTCTCCTGGAGCAAGTCACGACAACACCAAGCAGTACAACGATTTCTGGGACGACGCCCCTGCTGCCACTTTCAACGTGCTGCACAACCTGTTATTAAAGATTTAA
- a CDS encoding S-ribosylhomocysteine lyase: MKKIASFTINHTKLLRGIYVSRKDQLEGGGVVTTFDIRMKVPNKEPAVSVSALHTIEHLAATFLRNHPVWGPKIVYWGPMGCCTGNYLLVQGDLESRDIVPLMQETFKFIAEYDGDIPGATARDCGNYILHNLPMAKWEARKYLIEVLNNLTEDNLNYPTD; encoded by the coding sequence ATGAAAAAAATTGCAAGCTTCACAATCAACCACACCAAATTGCTGCGCGGCATCTACGTCTCGCGCAAAGACCAGCTGGAAGGCGGTGGTGTAGTGACCACCTTCGACATACGCATGAAGGTGCCCAACAAGGAACCGGCTGTGAGCGTGAGCGCGCTGCACACCATTGAGCATCTTGCAGCAACATTCCTGCGCAACCACCCCGTGTGGGGACCTAAAATCGTGTATTGGGGGCCCATGGGCTGCTGCACAGGCAACTATCTGCTCGTGCAAGGCGATCTCGAGTCGCGCGACATCGTGCCGCTCATGCAAGAGACCTTCAAGTTTATAGCCGAGTATGACGGCGATATTCCTGGAGCTACAGCCCGCGATTGCGGCAACTATATACTGCACAACTTGCCCATGGCCAAATGGGAGGCCCGCAAGTATCTCATCGAGGTGCTCAACAACCTCACCGAGGACAATCTCAATTACCCCACCGATTGA
- a CDS encoding DMT family transporter, translated as MWILLAIASAMCLGVYDIFKKLSLTGNNVLTVLFLNTLFGTLLLSPIIIGSIVEGTWGFGTACNHLYILGKSLIVLSSWILGYFAVKHLPLTITGPINSTRPIMVLVGAWVIFGERLNVLQWTGILLGFTSLFFISRIGHKEGFSLKNSLWLWLMMGATIMGAVSSLYDKFIIHNLHFQPLQVQAWYSFYQMLIMGLTVALLKRKQLDPVKFEWRWTIPLISLFLTVADIAYFYALSIPGAMISVISMIRRGSVIVSFLYGIVILKEPDKRMKTLDLVFLIISLVLLVVGSNMGN; from the coding sequence ATGTGGATACTGCTCGCAATTGCGTCGGCCATGTGCCTGGGTGTGTACGACATCTTCAAGAAGTTGTCACTCACAGGCAACAACGTGCTCACGGTACTTTTTCTGAACACCTTGTTTGGCACCTTGCTGCTCTCGCCCATCATCATTGGTAGCATTGTTGAGGGCACTTGGGGATTTGGCACGGCCTGCAACCATCTCTACATCCTGGGCAAATCCCTCATTGTGCTCTCGTCGTGGATACTGGGCTACTTTGCTGTAAAGCATCTGCCCCTCACCATTACAGGCCCCATCAATTCCACACGCCCCATCATGGTGCTCGTGGGCGCATGGGTAATCTTCGGCGAACGTCTCAACGTGCTGCAATGGACGGGCATCTTGTTGGGATTCACATCGTTGTTTTTCATAAGCCGCATCGGCCACAAAGAAGGGTTTTCGCTCAAGAACAGCCTATGGCTGTGGCTCATGATGGGCGCTACAATAATGGGCGCCGTGAGTTCGCTCTACGACAAATTCATCATTCACAACCTGCATTTCCAGCCCCTGCAAGTACAGGCATGGTACTCATTTTACCAAATGCTGATTATGGGCCTCACAGTTGCCCTGCTCAAGCGCAAGCAACTGGACCCTGTGAAATTTGAATGGAGGTGGACAATCCCCCTCATTTCGCTATTTCTCACTGTAGCCGATATTGCCTATTTCTATGCTCTCTCGATTCCTGGTGCAATGATTTCGGTGATATCAATGATACGTCGTGGCAGTGTGATTGTGTCATTCCTGTATGGCATCGTCATTCTCAAGGAGCCCGACAAGCGCATGAAGACACTCGACCTCGTCTTCCTCATCATCAGCCTTGTACTGCTTGTTGTGGGCAGCAACATGGGCAATTGA